A single genomic interval of Amycolatopsis albispora harbors:
- a CDS encoding MerR family transcriptional regulator, with translation MGLPVGRVAELAGVTVRTLHHYDEIGLLTPSGRSAAGYRRYSEADLDRLQRILLYRELGFPLETIAAIVDEPSADPIAHLERQRELLRERIERLRRMAEAVEHVLEAKKMGEALTPEEKLEVFGGFREPAGYAEQAAARWGGTPEWQWAQRHREPMGKQDWAEAERVRQDWVDRLLALLDAGAAPDSEAAMDLAEEHRRMLGAFMGECGYEMHRNVTALYVTEPVQLGFLVREPDQRPGLAEFVRDAAVANAARAR, from the coding sequence GTGGGCCTTCCGGTCGGCCGGGTGGCCGAACTCGCCGGGGTGACCGTGCGCACGCTGCACCACTACGACGAGATCGGCCTGCTCACCCCGAGCGGCCGCAGCGCCGCCGGGTACCGCCGCTACAGCGAGGCGGACCTGGATCGCCTGCAGCGCATCCTGCTCTACCGGGAGCTCGGCTTCCCCCTCGAGACGATCGCGGCCATTGTGGACGAACCGTCGGCCGACCCGATCGCGCACCTCGAGCGGCAGCGCGAGCTGCTGCGCGAGCGGATCGAGCGGTTGCGGCGCATGGCCGAGGCCGTCGAGCACGTGCTGGAGGCGAAAAAAATGGGTGAAGCGCTGACGCCGGAGGAGAAGCTGGAGGTGTTCGGCGGGTTCCGCGAGCCGGCGGGCTACGCCGAGCAGGCCGCCGCGCGCTGGGGTGGCACGCCGGAGTGGCAGTGGGCCCAGCGCCACCGGGAGCCGATGGGCAAACAGGACTGGGCCGAGGCCGAGCGGGTCCGCCAGGACTGGGTCGACCGGCTGCTGGCGCTGCTGGACGCGGGCGCGGCCCCGGACAGCGAGGCCGCGATGGACCTGGCCGAGGAGCACCGGCGCATGCTGGGCGCGTTCATGGGGGAGTGCGGGTACGAAATGCACCGCAACGTCACCGCGCTCTACGTGACCGAGCCGGTGCAGCTGGGCTTCCTGGTGCGCGAACCGGACCAGCGGCCGGGCCTGGCCGAGTTCGTCCGGGACGCCGCGGTGGCGAACGCGGCCCGCGCGCGGTAG
- a CDS encoding TetR/AcrR family transcriptional regulator: MGHREELLAAARRLLEDKGYAHITARDLVAASGTNLASIGYHFGSKAGLLNAAIGEVFEEWTNQLADLAMAEPGVPPIERGRVTWAAFLDNLDTHRALLLSYVEALAQAERMPSLREQFAAQYRRCRARVAGLVAQSLGEGWSADDPRCAAVASFVIAVCDGLSVQWLLDPEGAPNGEDLTAGLNALWSASAEWTARSSVEGGGGPAGREG; this comes from the coding sequence GTGGGTCACCGCGAAGAACTGCTGGCCGCCGCGCGGCGGCTGCTCGAGGACAAGGGCTACGCGCACATCACCGCGCGTGACCTGGTCGCCGCTTCCGGCACGAACCTCGCCTCGATCGGGTACCACTTCGGCTCCAAGGCCGGGCTGCTCAACGCCGCGATCGGCGAGGTGTTCGAGGAGTGGACCAACCAGCTGGCCGATCTCGCGATGGCCGAGCCCGGCGTGCCGCCGATCGAACGCGGCCGGGTGACCTGGGCGGCGTTCCTGGACAACCTGGACACCCACCGCGCGCTGCTGCTGTCCTATGTGGAGGCTCTGGCGCAGGCGGAGCGGATGCCCTCGCTGCGCGAGCAGTTCGCCGCGCAGTACCGGCGCTGCCGGGCCAGGGTGGCCGGGCTGGTGGCGCAGTCGCTGGGGGAGGGCTGGTCGGCCGACGACCCGCGCTGCGCGGCGGTGGCCAGTTTTGTCATCGCCGTCTGCGACGGGCTTTCCGTGCAGTGGCTGCTCGATCCGGAAGGCGCACCCAACGGCGAGGACCTGACCGCGGGACTCAACGCACTTTGGTCTGCTTCGGCGGAATGGACAGCGCGCAGCTCCGTTGAGGGTGGCGGTGGGCCGGCGGGCCGGGAGGGTTGA
- a CDS encoding cytochrome P450, producing MTSTAPTRPTGSAASAGRTLPPGPRLPVAVQTVLFGNFRQFLLPLARRRYGDVVRLRIYPERDVVSLSDPEHIKAVFTGPATTFHAGEGNAILKPLMGEHSVLLTDEDEHLRARKLLLPAFNGSALRGYREMVTELTVAEVERWPRGRVFRSHERMQVLTLEVILRVVFGVTDGPRLDRLRVLLRRLLDIGPLDIFGWHSPQLQKFGPWKRNAEQQREIDRLIYAEIADRRRAGDLADRGDVLSRLLTVPGDDPLTDAELRDQLITLLLAGHETTATTLGWAFHELARNPACLRSATEAADDNDEKYLEAVTKEAMRLHPVIHEVARRLTEDVEVGGYLLPAGYTVQPSIALVQSDPAHHPDPGKFRPERFLEGTPPAGTWFPFGGGVRRCLGAGFSLMEATVVLREVLRRYHLTPERRTPERPKARHITMVPARGAKIAVTERN from the coding sequence ATGACCAGCACCGCACCGACCCGTCCCACCGGCTCCGCCGCCTCGGCGGGCCGGACGCTGCCACCCGGCCCGCGCCTGCCGGTGGCGGTGCAGACCGTGCTCTTCGGCAACTTCCGGCAGTTCCTGCTGCCGCTGGCGCGCCGCCGGTACGGCGACGTGGTGCGGCTGCGGATCTACCCCGAGCGGGACGTGGTCTCGCTGTCCGATCCCGAGCACATCAAGGCGGTGTTCACCGGCCCGGCCACCACCTTCCACGCCGGTGAGGGCAACGCCATCCTCAAGCCGCTGATGGGTGAGCACTCGGTGCTGCTCACCGACGAGGACGAGCACCTGCGGGCGCGCAAGCTGCTGCTGCCCGCGTTCAACGGCTCGGCGCTGCGCGGGTACCGCGAGATGGTCACCGAGCTGACCGTGGCCGAGGTCGAGCGCTGGCCACGCGGCCGGGTGTTCCGGTCACACGAACGGATGCAGGTGCTCACGCTGGAGGTGATCCTGCGGGTGGTCTTCGGCGTGACCGACGGGCCGCGGCTGGACCGGCTGCGCGTGCTGCTGCGCCGCCTGCTCGACATCGGCCCGCTGGACATCTTCGGCTGGCACAGCCCCCAGCTGCAGAAGTTCGGCCCGTGGAAGCGCAACGCCGAGCAGCAGCGCGAGATCGACCGGCTGATCTACGCCGAGATCGCCGACCGCCGCCGCGCCGGTGACCTGGCCGACCGCGGCGACGTGCTGTCCCGCCTGCTGACCGTGCCCGGTGACGACCCGCTGACCGACGCGGAACTGCGCGACCAGCTGATCACGCTGCTGCTGGCCGGGCACGAAACCACCGCCACCACGCTCGGCTGGGCGTTCCACGAACTCGCCCGGAATCCGGCGTGCCTGCGCTCCGCCACCGAAGCCGCGGACGACAACGACGAAAAATACCTCGAAGCGGTGACCAAGGAAGCGATGCGGTTGCACCCGGTGATCCACGAGGTGGCCCGGCGGCTCACCGAGGACGTCGAGGTCGGCGGTTACCTGCTGCCCGCCGGGTACACCGTGCAGCCGTCGATCGCGCTGGTGCAGTCGGATCCGGCGCACCACCCCGACCCGGGCAAGTTCCGGCCGGAGAGGTTCCTCGAGGGCACGCCGCCCGCCGGGACCTGGTTCCCGTTCGGCGGCGGGGTGCGGCGGTGCCTCGGCGCCGGGTTCTCCTTGATGGAGGCCACCGTGGTGCTGCGCGAGGTGCTGCGGCGCTACCACCTGACCCCCGAACGCCGGACACCCGAACGGCCCAAGGCCCGCCACATCACCATGGTGCCCGCCCGCGGAGCGAAAATCGCTGTCACTGAGCGGAACTGA
- a CDS encoding S8 family serine peptidase: MTDGASGTTGRYLVLLEEDSAVAGARSMADVAGLRTASTADLYDTSTAGSLGDADGLLLHELGVAVVTAAEDQVAALTAAADRPGPISRIEPERTVYAISPGTPAVEQAEVDETLFTWGLQATRAHESELSGKGIRVAVLDTGFDVGHPDFAGRVVTTSSFVSGEDVQDGNGHGTHCIGTACGPRKVDGGPGYGIAHEAEIYAGKVLGNSGSGSDGGILAGISWAIGNGCAIVSMSLGADTNPGDPYSPVYEQVAQRALGRGTLIIAAAGNASERAQGRIAPIGHPANCPSILAVGAVDSAGAIADFSSGSVDPGHGVDIGGPGVDVHSAWPMPKRYRTISGTSMATPHVSGLAALIAQKYGARGWELWGRLSQCSLRTGLSSQDSGVGLVQAP, encoded by the coding sequence ATGACCGACGGGGCGAGCGGGACCACGGGGCGGTATCTGGTTCTGCTGGAAGAGGATTCAGCCGTCGCGGGGGCGCGCAGCATGGCCGACGTCGCCGGGCTCCGCACGGCGAGCACGGCCGACCTGTACGACACCAGCACGGCCGGTTCGCTCGGCGACGCCGACGGGCTGCTGCTGCACGAACTGGGCGTCGCGGTGGTGACCGCGGCCGAGGACCAGGTCGCCGCGCTCACCGCGGCGGCCGACCGGCCGGGCCCGATCTCGCGGATCGAGCCGGAACGCACCGTCTACGCCATCTCACCGGGCACGCCGGCGGTCGAGCAGGCCGAGGTGGACGAGACGCTGTTCACCTGGGGCCTGCAGGCCACCAGGGCGCACGAGAGCGAGCTGAGCGGCAAGGGCATCCGGGTGGCCGTGCTGGACACCGGGTTCGACGTCGGCCACCCGGACTTCGCCGGGCGCGTGGTGACCACCAGCTCGTTCGTCTCCGGGGAGGACGTGCAGGACGGCAACGGCCACGGCACGCACTGCATCGGCACCGCGTGCGGACCGCGCAAGGTCGACGGCGGGCCGGGCTACGGCATCGCCCACGAAGCCGAGATCTACGCGGGCAAGGTGCTCGGCAACTCCGGTTCCGGCTCCGACGGCGGCATTCTCGCCGGCATCTCGTGGGCGATCGGCAACGGCTGCGCGATCGTCTCGATGTCGCTGGGCGCGGACACCAATCCGGGTGACCCGTACTCGCCGGTCTACGAGCAGGTCGCCCAGCGCGCGCTCGGGCGCGGCACGCTGATCATCGCCGCGGCGGGCAACGCCAGCGAACGCGCGCAGGGGCGGATCGCCCCGATCGGGCACCCGGCGAACTGCCCGTCGATCCTCGCCGTCGGCGCGGTCGACTCGGCGGGCGCGATCGCCGACTTCTCCTCCGGCTCGGTCGATCCCGGCCACGGCGTGGACATCGGCGGGCCGGGCGTGGACGTGCACTCGGCGTGGCCGATGCCGAAGCGCTACCGCACGATCAGCGGCACCAGCATGGCCACGCCGCACGTGTCCGGGCTGGCCGCGCTCATCGCGCAGAAGTACGGCGCGCGGGGCTGGGAGCTGTGGGGCAGGCTGTCGCAGTGCTCGCTGCGCACCGGGTTGTCTTCGCAGGACTCCGGTGTTGGACTGGTCCAGGCACCCTGA
- a CDS encoding IS630 family transposase — MPSAKLVPLTLTDEERRILEGWTRRRTTAQGLAMRARIVLTCAEGGSNTDIAERLRLNRSTVATWRARFVRDRLDGLSDEPRPGRPRTITDDQVERVVVTTLETTPVNATHWSTRSLAAQTGMTQSAVSRIWRAFGLKPHKVDTFKISKDPLFVDKVRDVVGLYLDPPGKAVVLCVDEKSQIQALDRSAPVLPMLPGVPERQSFDYVRHGTTSLFAALEIATGQVISAVKRRHRHQEFLAFLRTIDKTVPAELDVHLILDNLSTHKTPAVKTWLLKHPRFHPHFTPTGSSWLNLVERFFAEITVKLLRRGVHRSVSALEKDIRNWIKQWNTDPKPYVWTRTADQILESLAAYCQRINDSGH; from the coding sequence ATGCCGAGTGCGAAGTTGGTGCCGCTGACCCTGACCGACGAGGAACGTCGCATCCTGGAAGGCTGGACGCGGCGCCGGACCACCGCTCAGGGACTGGCCATGCGAGCACGGATCGTGCTCACCTGCGCCGAAGGTGGTTCCAACACCGACATCGCCGAACGACTACGGCTCAACCGGAGCACGGTGGCGACCTGGCGGGCACGGTTCGTCCGTGACAGGCTCGACGGCCTGTCCGACGAACCGCGCCCCGGTCGGCCCCGCACGATCACCGACGACCAGGTCGAGCGCGTGGTCGTCACCACGCTGGAAACCACACCCGTGAACGCGACGCACTGGTCGACCCGGTCACTGGCGGCGCAGACCGGGATGACGCAGTCGGCGGTGTCGCGGATCTGGCGGGCGTTCGGCCTCAAGCCGCACAAAGTCGACACCTTCAAGATCAGCAAGGATCCGCTGTTCGTGGACAAGGTCCGCGACGTGGTCGGGCTGTATCTGGATCCGCCGGGGAAGGCGGTGGTGCTGTGCGTGGACGAGAAGTCCCAGATCCAAGCACTGGACCGGTCCGCGCCCGTGTTGCCGATGCTGCCCGGCGTGCCCGAACGACAGAGTTTCGATTACGTCCGGCACGGCACCACCAGCCTGTTCGCCGCTCTCGAAATCGCCACCGGTCAGGTGATCAGCGCGGTGAAACGCCGCCACCGGCACCAGGAATTCCTCGCGTTCCTGCGCACCATCGACAAGACCGTGCCCGCCGAGTTGGACGTGCACCTCATCCTGGACAACCTGTCAACACACAAAACCCCGGCTGTGAAAACGTGGCTGCTCAAACATCCGCGCTTCCACCCGCACTTCACCCCGACCGGTTCGAGCTGGCTCAACCTGGTCGAACGCTTCTTCGCCGAGATCACCGTGAAACTGCTCCGCCGGGGCGTCCACCGCTCGGTCTCAGCCCTGGAAAAAGACATCCGCAACTGGATCAAACAGTGGAACACCGACCCCAAGCCCTACGTCTGGACCCGCACCGCAGACCAGATCCTCGAATCCCTCGCCGCCTACTGCCAACGAATTAACGACTCAGGACACTAG
- a CDS encoding vWA domain-containing protein codes for MTYAYGPWHDGPDPLAPPADLRAALDEIGRDVLGGSSPRAALEELLRRGTRTTTGLDELTRRIWQRRSEIQRRNNLDGTLNEVRRLLDEALDAEKRALFPDPSDDARFDEARLDALPPGTAAAVRELAEYPWRSEQGRENYQKIQELLGKELLDSRFEGMKEALQSTRPEDVERVRQMLADLNALLAAHAQGFSDVHERFTEFMRRHGEFFPENPKNVDELIDALAARAAAAQRMLNSMTPEQRAELAELSQQAFGSPELAQQLSNLDAQLRALRPGEDWESAGRFRGNNPMGLGEGAQAMADLAELDALAEQLAQSYPGASLDDLDLEALTRQLGEDAAVDARRLSELERELRGQGLFERSPDGSLRLSPKALRRLGETALSDVVRTLRGRTGERETASAGAAGEPTGSTRPWRFGDTQPWDASRTVRNAVLRTASAGGAAVRLDVADVEITETEHRSRAAVALCVDTSWSMVQEGRWLPMKRTALALHQLISTRFRNDALQLITFGRYAAPVELGDLVGLEGAWEQGTNAHHALLLAGRHLRRHPDARPVVLMVTDGEPTAHLEADGVAEFSYPPLPQTIRRTIGEVDRLAKLGAAVTVFRLGDDPRLTSFVNLIARRSGGRVVAPDLDGLGAAVVDDYLRNRR; via the coding sequence ATGACCTACGCGTACGGGCCGTGGCACGACGGCCCCGATCCGCTGGCCCCACCGGCCGACCTCCGCGCCGCGCTCGACGAGATCGGCCGCGACGTGCTGGGCGGCTCGTCACCCCGCGCCGCGCTCGAGGAATTGCTGCGCCGCGGTACCCGCACCACCACCGGGCTCGACGAGCTGACCCGCCGGATCTGGCAGCGGCGCTCGGAAATCCAGCGGCGCAACAATCTCGACGGCACGCTCAACGAGGTCCGGCGCCTGCTGGACGAGGCGCTCGACGCGGAAAAGCGCGCGCTGTTCCCGGACCCGTCCGACGACGCGCGCTTCGACGAGGCCCGCCTGGACGCGCTGCCGCCGGGCACCGCGGCGGCGGTCCGTGAGCTGGCCGAGTACCCGTGGCGTTCCGAGCAGGGCCGCGAGAACTACCAGAAGATCCAGGAGCTGCTGGGCAAGGAGCTGCTGGATTCGCGGTTCGAGGGCATGAAGGAGGCGTTGCAGAGCACGCGGCCGGAGGACGTCGAGCGGGTGCGTCAGATGCTCGCCGACCTCAACGCGCTGCTCGCCGCGCACGCGCAGGGCTTTTCCGACGTGCACGAGCGCTTCACCGAGTTCATGCGGCGCCACGGCGAGTTCTTCCCGGAGAACCCGAAGAACGTGGACGAGCTGATCGACGCACTCGCCGCCCGCGCGGCGGCCGCGCAGCGCATGCTCAACTCGATGACCCCGGAGCAGCGGGCCGAGCTCGCGGAGCTGTCGCAGCAGGCGTTCGGCAGCCCGGAACTGGCCCAGCAGCTGTCCAATTTGGACGCTCAGCTGCGGGCGCTGCGGCCGGGGGAGGACTGGGAGTCGGCCGGCCGGTTCCGCGGGAACAACCCGATGGGGCTCGGCGAGGGCGCGCAGGCGATGGCCGACCTCGCCGAGCTGGACGCGCTGGCCGAGCAGCTCGCGCAGTCCTATCCCGGCGCCAGCCTGGACGACCTCGATCTGGAGGCGCTGACGCGCCAGCTCGGCGAGGACGCCGCGGTCGACGCCCGTCGACTGTCCGAATTGGAGCGTGAACTGCGCGGACAGGGCTTGTTCGAGCGCTCGCCCGACGGCTCACTTCGCTTGTCGCCCAAGGCTTTGCGGCGGCTGGGGGAGACCGCGCTGTCGGATGTGGTGCGCACCCTGCGCGGGCGCACCGGCGAACGCGAGACGGCCTCGGCCGGGGCGGCGGGGGAGCCGACCGGCTCGACCCGGCCGTGGCGGTTCGGTGACACCCAGCCGTGGGACGCCTCCCGCACCGTGCGCAACGCCGTGCTGCGCACTGCTTCCGCAGGCGGCGCGGCGGTCCGGCTGGACGTCGCCGACGTGGAGATCACCGAGACCGAGCACCGGTCACGCGCGGCGGTCGCGTTGTGCGTGGACACGTCGTGGTCGATGGTGCAGGAAGGTCGCTGGCTGCCGATGAAGCGCACCGCGCTGGCGCTGCACCAGCTGATCTCCACGCGGTTCCGCAACGACGCGCTGCAGCTGATCACCTTCGGGCGGTACGCCGCGCCGGTGGAGCTGGGTGACCTGGTCGGCCTGGAGGGGGCGTGGGAGCAGGGCACGAACGCCCACCACGCGCTGCTGCTGGCCGGACGGCACCTGCGGCGGCACCCCGACGCGCGGCCGGTGGTGCTGATGGTGACCGACGGTGAGCCGACCGCCCACCTGGAGGCCGACGGCGTGGCGGAGTTCTCCTACCCGCCGCTGCCGCAGACCATTCGCCGGACCATCGGCGAGGTGGACCGGCTGGCGAAGCTGGGCGCGGCCGTCACCGTGTTCCGCCTCGGTGACGACCCGCGCCTGACCTCGTTCGTGAACCTGATCGCCCGCCGCTCCGGCGGCCGGGTGGTGGCGCCGGACCTGGACGGCCTCGGCGCCGCCGTAGTCGACGACTACCTGCGCAACCGGCGCTAG
- a CDS encoding ATP-binding protein, with product MNSAPAHLPRTAGELRAAGYTSRGVKTEIHDNLLTALRAGKDPWPGIVGFGRTVLPQLERALLAGHDVVLLGERGQGKTRLLRTLAGLLDEWTPVIEGAELPEHPLDPITPASRRRAAELGDDLPVAWLHRSERYTEKLATPDTSVGDLIGDVDPVKVAEGRSLGDPETIHFGLVPRAHRGVVAINELPDLAERIQVALLNVMEERDIQVRGYTLRLPLDVLMVATANPEDYTNRGRIITPLKDRFGAEIRTHYPLELSAEVGVVRQEARLVAEVGDPLLEVLARFVRNLREASVIDQRSGVSARFAVAAAETVAAAALRRAALTGEEPAVARPIDLEAVPAVLRGKLEFEPGEEGRETEHLVHLLRRAVAETARERFAGLDLRPLADVIADGTLVATGDRVPGADVLGALPELPLLHEVAHRAGVSADDSPGRIAAAVELALESLYLARRVAKDEDGTSTVYGP from the coding sequence GTGAACTCCGCACCAGCACACCTTCCCCGCACCGCGGGGGAGCTCCGCGCCGCCGGGTACACCTCGCGCGGCGTGAAAACCGAGATCCACGACAACCTGCTCACCGCCCTGCGTGCCGGGAAGGACCCGTGGCCGGGCATCGTCGGCTTCGGCCGCACCGTGCTGCCGCAGCTGGAACGCGCGCTGCTGGCCGGGCACGACGTGGTCCTGCTCGGCGAGCGCGGGCAGGGCAAGACCCGGCTCCTGCGCACCCTGGCCGGCCTGCTCGACGAGTGGACTCCGGTGATCGAGGGCGCCGAGCTGCCCGAGCACCCGCTCGACCCGATCACCCCGGCGTCGCGGCGCCGGGCCGCCGAACTCGGCGACGACCTGCCCGTGGCGTGGCTGCACCGCAGTGAGCGCTACACCGAGAAGCTGGCCACGCCGGACACCTCCGTTGGTGACCTGATCGGCGACGTCGACCCGGTGAAGGTGGCCGAGGGCCGCAGCCTGGGTGACCCCGAGACCATCCACTTCGGACTGGTACCGCGCGCGCACCGCGGCGTCGTGGCCATCAACGAGCTGCCCGACCTGGCCGAGCGCATCCAGGTGGCGCTGCTCAACGTGATGGAGGAGCGGGACATCCAGGTCCGCGGGTACACCCTGCGGCTGCCGCTGGACGTGCTCATGGTGGCCACCGCGAACCCCGAGGACTACACCAACCGCGGCCGGATCATCACCCCGCTCAAGGACCGCTTCGGCGCCGAGATCCGCACGCACTACCCGCTGGAGCTGTCGGCCGAGGTGGGGGTGGTGCGGCAGGAGGCGCGGCTGGTCGCCGAGGTGGGCGACCCGCTGCTGGAGGTGCTCGCCCGGTTCGTCCGCAACCTGCGTGAGGCCAGCGTGATCGACCAGCGCTCCGGGGTGTCCGCCCGGTTCGCGGTGGCGGCGGCGGAAACCGTGGCCGCGGCGGCGCTGCGGCGGGCCGCGCTGACCGGCGAGGAGCCCGCGGTCGCCCGTCCGATCGATCTCGAAGCGGTGCCCGCCGTGCTGCGCGGCAAGCTCGAGTTCGAACCGGGGGAGGAGGGCCGCGAGACCGAGCACCTGGTGCACCTGCTGCGCCGGGCGGTCGCCGAGACCGCACGCGAGCGGTTCGCCGGGCTGGACCTGCGCCCGCTCGCCGACGTGATCGCCGACGGCACGCTGGTCGCCACCGGGGACCGCGTCCCGGGTGCCGACGTGCTCGGCGCGCTGCCGGAACTGCCGCTGCTGCACGAGGTCGCGCACCGCGCCGGGGTGTCCGCCGACGACTCGCCGGGCCGCATCGCCGCCGCGGTGGAGCTGGCACTGGAATCGCTGTACCTCGCCCGCCGGGTGGCCAAGGACGAGGACGGCACCAGCACGGTGTACGGGCCATGA
- a CDS encoding metallophosphoesterase, whose product MIVLAHISDLHLDGDPRRTDRAARVFARLGELTGLDAVLVTGDLADHGLAAEYTEAAALFAGTRNVFHCPGNHDARGPYREVLFGEPASDAPINQVHRAGGAVFALCDSTVPGSDGGFLDGNTLAWLETVLTEAGDAPVFVCFHHPPVDLHVPFIDGIRQTGEDRLAALLARYPGVAAVLCGHAHTGGATTFAGLPLLVAPGVASTLVLPWEPADEFLDPGAPPAVAFHVLDDNRRLTTHYRVI is encoded by the coding sequence GTGATCGTCCTCGCGCACATCAGCGATCTCCACCTCGACGGCGACCCGCGGCGCACCGACCGGGCGGCCCGGGTTTTCGCCCGGCTCGGTGAACTGACCGGGCTCGACGCGGTCCTGGTGACCGGCGACCTGGCCGACCACGGCCTGGCGGCCGAATACACCGAGGCCGCCGCGCTCTTCGCCGGCACGCGGAACGTGTTCCACTGCCCCGGAAACCACGACGCGCGCGGACCGTACCGGGAGGTCCTGTTCGGTGAACCCGCGAGCGACGCGCCGATCAACCAGGTACACCGCGCGGGCGGCGCGGTTTTTGCCCTGTGCGACTCGACCGTGCCGGGCAGCGACGGCGGTTTCCTCGACGGCAACACCCTGGCGTGGCTGGAAACGGTCCTCACCGAAGCCGGGGACGCGCCGGTTTTTGTGTGCTTCCACCACCCGCCGGTGGACCTGCACGTGCCGTTCATCGACGGTATCCGGCAAACCGGTGAAGACCGGCTGGCCGCGCTGCTCGCGCGGTATCCCGGGGTCGCCGCGGTGCTGTGCGGTCACGCGCACACCGGCGGCGCGACCACCTTCGCGGGCTTGCCGCTGCTCGTCGCGCCCGGTGTGGCTTCGACGCTCGTGCTGCCGTGGGAACCGGCCGACGAGTTCCTCGACCCCGGCGCACCCCCGGCCGTCGCCTTCCACGTGCTCGACGACAACCGGCGGCTCACCACGCACTACCGCGTCATCTAG
- a CDS encoding ferrochelatase has protein sequence MGYDALLWLSFGGPEGPDEVMPFLENVTRGRGVPRERLEEVSEHYQHFGGVSPINQLNRDAIAAVEKELAARGVGLPVYFGNRNWKPMVEDTLARMRADGVRRALVFPTSAYGGYSACRQYDEDIERARAAVGEDAPELTKLRQFFDHPLFVGAFADALRTARAELEDAENARVVFVAHSVPVSADAAAGPPSEGGHRYSRQIAEAARLVAAEAGVESYDVVWQSRSGPPQVPWLEPDIVDHIDALHAEGVRSVVVCPVGFVSDHLEVIWDLDNEAAERAGELGMGFARAATPGSDPRFAELVVELVREHVAGAPARKLSEFPAAGCTVNGAPCAVACCEPAKRPAS, from the coding sequence GTGGGTTACGACGCGCTGCTGTGGTTGTCCTTCGGTGGTCCGGAAGGACCGGACGAGGTCATGCCGTTCCTGGAGAACGTGACGCGGGGCCGGGGGGTGCCGCGGGAGCGGCTCGAAGAGGTCTCCGAGCACTACCAGCACTTCGGCGGGGTGTCGCCGATCAACCAGCTCAACCGCGACGCGATCGCGGCGGTGGAGAAGGAACTCGCGGCGCGGGGCGTCGGCCTGCCGGTGTACTTCGGCAACCGCAACTGGAAGCCGATGGTGGAGGACACGCTGGCGCGGATGCGGGCCGACGGCGTGCGCCGCGCGCTGGTCTTCCCGACGAGCGCCTACGGCGGTTACTCCGCGTGCCGCCAGTACGACGAGGACATCGAGCGCGCGCGGGCGGCGGTCGGCGAGGACGCGCCGGAACTGACCAAGCTGCGCCAGTTCTTCGACCACCCGCTGTTCGTCGGTGCCTTCGCCGACGCGCTGCGCACGGCGCGGGCGGAACTGGAGGACGCCGAGAACGCGCGCGTGGTTTTTGTGGCGCATTCGGTGCCGGTCAGCGCGGACGCCGCGGCCGGGCCGCCGTCCGAGGGCGGGCACCGGTATTCGCGCCAGATCGCCGAGGCGGCGCGCCTGGTGGCGGCCGAAGCAGGCGTGGAGAGCTACGACGTGGTGTGGCAGTCGCGGTCCGGGCCGCCGCAGGTGCCGTGGCTGGAGCCGGACATCGTCGACCACATCGACGCGCTGCACGCCGAGGGCGTGCGCTCGGTGGTGGTCTGCCCGGTCGGGTTCGTCTCCGACCACCTCGAAGTGATCTGGGACCTGGACAACGAAGCCGCCGAACGCGCGGGGGAACTCGGCATGGGGTTCGCGCGCGCGGCCACGCCGGGCAGCGATCCGCGGTTCGCCGAGCTGGTGGTGGAACTGGTGCGGGAGCACGTCGCCGGGGCGCCGGCGCGGAAGCTGTCGGAGTTCCCGGCCGCGGGCTGCACGGTCAACGGCGCGCCGTGCGCGGTCGCCTGCTGTGAACCGGCGAAGCGGCCGGCCAGCTGA
- a CDS encoding TetR/AcrR family transcriptional regulator: MARPREFDEHAAIDRAMRAFWQGGYEGTSTQQLCEATGLGRSSIYNTFSSKRELFVRALQHYCDTATQHQIDFLEQPGPPPREKLRALLLGTVEDEFTGDNRGCLAVNTVAELGGKDPEISAKLAKDAERYVAAIGAVVAAGQRAGEIDTKRDPLLLARFLHSQISALRMGARGGTDRATLEQLAELALSTL; the protein is encoded by the coding sequence ATGGCCCGCCCACGGGAGTTCGACGAGCACGCCGCCATCGACCGCGCCATGCGCGCGTTCTGGCAGGGCGGTTACGAAGGCACGTCGACGCAGCAGCTCTGCGAGGCGACCGGCCTCGGGCGCAGCAGCATCTACAACACCTTCAGCAGCAAGCGGGAGCTGTTCGTCCGCGCGCTGCAGCACTACTGCGACACCGCGACGCAGCACCAGATCGACTTCCTCGAGCAACCGGGACCGCCGCCGCGCGAGAAGCTGCGGGCCCTGCTGCTCGGCACCGTCGAGGACGAGTTCACCGGCGACAACCGGGGCTGCCTCGCGGTGAACACGGTCGCCGAGCTCGGCGGCAAGGATCCGGAGATCAGCGCCAAGCTGGCGAAGGACGCCGAGCGCTACGTGGCCGCCATCGGCGCGGTGGTCGCCGCCGGTCAGCGCGCGGGTGAGATCGACACGAAGCGCGATCCCCTGCTGCTGGCCCGGTTCCTGCACAGCCAGATCAGCGCGCTGCGGATGGGCGCACGCGGCGGCACCGATCGCGCCACCCTCGAACAGCTCGCCGAACTGGCGCTCAGCACGCTCTGA